In Cyanobacterium stanieri LEGE 03274, the genomic window ATCCCAAATTAAAAAAAATTGGCGACTAGACGGATGCACCCTCTACGTAACCCTTGAACCATGTCCCATGTGTACAGGAGCCATAATCCACAGTCGCATATCCACCCTCGTTTATGGGGTAGATGACTACAAAACAGGGGCAGTGCGCACCGTCATCAACTTACCCGATAGCCACTGCTCCAATCACGCCTTAGAAGTCATCGCAGGAATCAAAGAAAAAGACTGTAAAACCCTATTACAACAATGGTTTAAAACTAAAAGAAACCTGTAAATTTTGCGGTTTTTCGTAAATGTTTGTTAAGGTAAAAGAGGTGTATAGTGAATTGTAAGCTATACACCGTATGAAATAGCAATAATTTATTAGGAGAATCATAAATATATGGGAAACCATTTATATAGCACTCGTTTAGATTTAAGTGAAGAAGTTCG contains:
- the tadA gene encoding tRNA adenosine(34) deaminase TadA; protein product: MFDSIYQKHLQWMSRAYEQAQEAGQQGEIPVGAIIVDENNQLIAIAHNRKEKKQDATAHAEILAINQASQIKKNWRLDGCTLYVTLEPCPMCTGAIIHSRISTLVYGVDDYKTGAVRTVINLPDSHCSNHALEVIAGIKEKDCKTLLQQWFKTKRNL